Proteins encoded together in one Schumannella luteola window:
- the resB gene encoding cytochrome c biogenesis protein ResB gives MSPRSEDDRPEDDVTRDAKKTRKSAGRSSADPLRPSDYIGSDDEALTRPERTPRAGKGGADAGSDAPTAAKLNPLEWIRFFWRQLTSMRTALVLLLLLALAAVPGSLVPQNSADPNGVIQYKTQNPEAFKILDALQVFDTYTSFWFSAIYLLLFVSLIGCIIPRTTHHLKALRTKPPTTPARLSRLAAHLQTTADATPETAIDEAAKLLKRQGYRVERYDRRGRVSVSAERGYLRETGNLIFHTGLLLILLLVAVGGGFIYTGEKLLVQGQSFTNTLSSYDTWSPGRFFDESQLNPYSLRLDGFDDKYSVDKLTGVSHPEDYTAKVSTRSLDGTWTKQEIKVNEPLAVGGTQVYLLGNGYAPVLKVTDADGNVVFDDAVPFRSQDTNLTGLGVLKVPDGLKKQAGFIGFFYPTPLETKTGGFQSVYPGTSSASLVSLQMYVGDLGLDTGAPVNAYDLDLDKLTQVAGRDSDTDTLQMRLGEKATLPEGLGTIEFTGIKRYIGVSIHHDPVQGFVLALAVISILGLLISLFIPRRRVWVAATADEGGGAVLEYAALARGDDPRLDDAVLEIEKQLAKRLRARAREAASESSS, from the coding sequence ATGTCCCCACGCTCTGAGGATGATCGGCCTGAGGATGACGTCACGCGCGACGCGAAGAAGACGCGCAAGTCCGCCGGCCGGTCGAGCGCCGACCCGCTGCGCCCGTCCGACTACATCGGCAGCGACGACGAGGCGCTCACGCGCCCCGAGCGCACCCCGCGTGCCGGCAAGGGCGGCGCGGATGCGGGCAGCGACGCCCCGACCGCCGCCAAGCTCAACCCGCTCGAGTGGATCCGCTTCTTCTGGCGTCAGCTCACGAGCATGCGCACGGCCCTCGTGCTGCTGCTCCTGCTCGCGCTCGCCGCGGTGCCCGGCTCGCTCGTGCCGCAGAACAGCGCCGACCCGAACGGCGTCATCCAGTACAAGACCCAGAACCCCGAGGCGTTCAAGATCCTCGACGCGCTGCAGGTCTTCGACACCTACACGTCGTTCTGGTTCTCGGCCATCTACCTGCTGCTGTTCGTCTCGCTGATCGGCTGCATCATCCCGCGCACGACGCACCACCTGAAGGCGCTGCGCACCAAGCCCCCGACCACGCCGGCGCGGCTCTCGCGTCTCGCCGCGCATCTGCAGACGACGGCGGATGCGACGCCCGAGACCGCGATCGACGAGGCCGCGAAGCTGCTCAAGCGCCAGGGCTACCGGGTCGAGCGCTACGACCGCCGCGGGCGCGTCAGCGTCTCGGCCGAGCGCGGCTACCTGCGCGAGACCGGCAACCTGATCTTCCACACCGGCCTGCTGCTGATCCTGCTGCTGGTCGCCGTCGGCGGCGGCTTCATCTACACGGGCGAGAAGCTGCTCGTGCAGGGGCAGAGCTTCACCAACACGCTCTCGAGCTACGACACCTGGAGCCCCGGCCGCTTCTTCGACGAGTCGCAGCTGAACCCCTACTCGCTGCGTCTCGACGGCTTCGACGACAAGTACTCGGTCGACAAGCTCACCGGGGTGTCGCATCCCGAGGACTACACGGCGAAGGTCAGCACCCGCTCGCTCGACGGCACCTGGACCAAGCAGGAGATCAAGGTCAACGAGCCGCTCGCGGTCGGCGGCACCCAGGTCTACCTGCTCGGCAACGGCTACGCGCCGGTGCTCAAGGTGACGGATGCCGACGGGAACGTCGTGTTCGACGACGCCGTGCCGTTCCGCAGCCAGGACACGAACCTCACCGGCCTCGGCGTGCTCAAGGTGCCCGACGGGCTGAAGAAGCAGGCCGGCTTCATCGGCTTCTTCTACCCGACGCCGCTCGAGACGAAGACCGGCGGCTTCCAGTCGGTCTACCCCGGCACGAGCTCGGCGAGTCTCGTGAGCCTGCAGATGTACGTCGGCGACCTCGGGCTCGACACCGGCGCCCCCGTGAACGCCTACGACCTCGACCTCGACAAGCTCACCCAGGTGGCCGGCCGCGACTCCGACACCGACACCCTCCAGATGCGCCTGGGCGAGAAGGCGACCCTGCCCGAGGGCCTCGGCACGATCGAGTTCACCGGCATCAAGCGCTACATCGGCGTCTCGATCCACCACGACCCCGTGCAGGGCTTCGTGCTCGCGCTCGCCGTGATCTCGATCCTCGGCCTGCTGATCAGCCTCTTCATCCCGCGCCGCCGGGTGTGGGTGGCGGCGACGGCCGACGAGGGCGGCGGTGCGGTGCTCGAGTACGCGGCGCTCGCCCGCGGCGACGACCCGCGCCTCGACGACGCCGTGCTCGAGATCGAGAAGCAGCTCGCGAAGCGGCTGCGCGCCCGGGCCCGTGAAGC
- a CDS encoding cytochrome c biogenesis CcdA family protein, whose amino-acid sequence MGSPGEIVYSGGLWLALPIALAAGLISFLSPCVLPLVPGYLGFVSGVTSGKPQTRKRMVAGAGLFVLGFSVVFLLAFLVLGSFGTFLLRWQDVILRVAGVVVILLGIVFIGQISFLQRSIKSTWQPRTGLIGAPLLGVVFAVGWTPCIGPTLVAAQSLALNTGDVGRSLLIGVAYCIGLGLPFLLVALGFGWVGSSVRWVRRHIRLVNIIGGLLLIAIGLLMVTGLWLQFTTSLGAVIDDYVPTL is encoded by the coding sequence GTGGGCTCTCCCGGCGAGATCGTCTACAGCGGCGGTCTCTGGCTCGCCCTGCCGATCGCACTCGCCGCGGGCCTCATCTCCTTCCTCTCGCCGTGCGTGCTGCCGCTGGTGCCGGGCTACCTCGGCTTCGTCAGCGGCGTGACGAGCGGCAAGCCGCAGACGCGCAAGCGGATGGTGGCGGGCGCCGGGCTGTTCGTGCTCGGCTTCTCGGTCGTCTTCCTGCTCGCGTTCCTCGTGCTCGGCTCCTTCGGCACGTTCCTGCTGCGCTGGCAGGACGTCATCCTGCGCGTCGCCGGCGTCGTGGTGATCCTGCTCGGCATCGTCTTCATCGGGCAGATCAGCTTCCTGCAGCGCTCCATCAAGTCGACCTGGCAGCCGCGCACCGGCCTCATCGGCGCCCCGCTGCTCGGCGTCGTCTTCGCCGTCGGCTGGACCCCGTGCATCGGGCCGACCCTCGTCGCCGCCCAGTCGCTGGCGCTGAACACCGGGGATGTCGGGCGTTCGCTGCTCATCGGCGTCGCCTACTGCATCGGGCTGGGCCTGCCGTTCCTGCTCGTCGCGCTCGGCTTCGGCTGGGTCGGATCGAGCGTGCGCTGGGTGCGCCGCCACATCCGCCTGGTCAACATCATCGGAGGGCTGCTGCTCATCGCGATCGGACTGCTCATGGTGACCGGACTGTGGCTGCAGTTCACGACGAGCCTGGGGGCGGTGATCGACGACTATGTCCCCACGCTCTGA
- a CDS encoding TlpA family protein disulfide reductase, whose amino-acid sequence MNARTSPAAATRSAADRSVATGRPATGRRRILVAVPALAAAAALVLAGCTAQGDSLSKQYRENAGKNYVSSDGSTQTFSPDKRKDAVVYQGTTPDGDTITSKSLEGKVAVLNFWYASCGPCRIEAPDLKKLSDDYGDTVSFLGVNVRDDGATAQTFEKKYELAYPTLLDAGDNEVQLAFAGSVSANAVPTTLVIDQQGRVAARFSGRIQSPDVLKQIIDDTVAEAK is encoded by the coding sequence GTGAACGCCCGAACCAGCCCCGCCGCCGCGACCCGCTCCGCAGCGGATCGCTCCGTTGCGACCGGCCGCCCCGCGACCGGCCGCCGCCGCATCCTCGTCGCCGTTCCGGCGCTCGCCGCGGCCGCTGCGCTCGTGCTCGCCGGCTGCACCGCGCAGGGCGACAGCCTGTCGAAGCAGTACCGCGAGAACGCGGGCAAGAACTACGTCTCCTCCGACGGTTCGACGCAGACCTTCAGCCCCGACAAGCGCAAGGACGCGGTCGTCTACCAGGGCACGACCCCCGACGGCGACACCATCACCTCGAAGAGCCTCGAGGGCAAGGTCGCAGTGCTGAACTTCTGGTACGCCTCCTGCGGACCGTGCCGCATCGAGGCGCCCGACCTGAAGAAGCTGTCGGATGACTACGGCGACACGGTCTCGTTCCTCGGCGTGAACGTGCGCGACGACGGTGCGACCGCCCAGACTTTCGAGAAGAAGTACGAGCTCGCCTACCCGACCCTGCTCGACGCGGGCGACAACGAGGTGCAGCTCGCCTTCGCCGGCTCGGTTTCGGCGAACGCCGTGCCGACGACCCTCGTGATCGACCAGCAGGGGCGCGTGGCCGCCCGCTTCAGCGGACGCATCCAGAGCCCCGACGTGCTCAAGCAGATCATCGACGACACCGTCGCCGAGGCGAAGTAG
- a CDS encoding histidine phosphatase family protein, with amino-acid sequence MPADRIHLVRHGEVHNPERVLYGRLPGYRLSELGERMADAAAASHADHPPVRLFASPLQRTQESAAPWAERYGLEIVDNADLIEPANRFEGTNVRTAIRDPRSWPWLVNPWRPSWGEAFTSIAARMMRAVDTAWNSVDSGEVVLVSHQLPIWMVARTVAGQRLAHDPRARRCTLSSITSLEKRDGRFVEVDYQEPARDLLAQSTDLGAV; translated from the coding sequence GTGCCCGCCGACCGCATCCACCTCGTTCGCCATGGTGAGGTGCACAATCCCGAGCGCGTGCTCTACGGCCGGCTGCCCGGCTACCGGCTGAGCGAGCTGGGGGAGCGGATGGCCGATGCCGCCGCCGCGTCACACGCCGACCACCCGCCGGTGAGGCTCTTCGCGAGCCCGCTGCAGCGCACGCAGGAGAGCGCCGCGCCGTGGGCCGAGCGCTACGGCCTCGAGATCGTCGACAACGCCGACCTCATCGAGCCGGCCAACCGCTTCGAGGGCACGAACGTGCGCACCGCGATCCGCGACCCGCGCAGCTGGCCCTGGCTGGTCAACCCCTGGCGTCCGAGCTGGGGCGAGGCCTTCACGTCGATCGCCGCGCGCATGATGCGCGCCGTCGACACCGCCTGGAACTCGGTCGACTCCGGCGAGGTCGTGCTCGTCAGCCACCAGCTGCCGATCTGGATGGTCGCCCGCACCGTCGCCGGCCAGCGCCTCGCCCACGACCCGCGCGCCCGACGCTGCACCCTCTCGAGCATCACCAGCCTCGAGAAGCGCGACGGCCGCTTCGTGGAAGTCGACTATCAGGAACCCGCGCGAGACTTGCTGGCGCAGTCGACCGATCTGGGAGCCGTGTGA
- a CDS encoding SulP family inorganic anion transporter, which produces MRGATERGPSAVTVPNGILVPVAPAGVLAALRSPRLLTREALAGLVTAFALIPEAISFAIVAGVDPRVGLFASFTTAVAISIVGGRPAMISAAAGSVALVMAPLVASHGLDYLIAAVLLGGVIQVAVGLAGFAKIMRFVPRSVMVGFVNALAILIFLAQLRHLIDVPWAVYPLVAVGVALIVLLPKLTRAVPSPLIAIVAITATVMIAGIHVPTVGDEGALPEGLPLPGLPQVPLTLETLGVIAPYALGMAAVGLLESLLTARLVDEITETRSSSTREAWGQGVANLITGVFGGMGTCAMIGQTMINVKTAGARTRLSTFFAGVFLLVLVVALGGIVGQIPMAALVAVMIMVSATTFDWHSIRPKVLKRMPLGETLVMVTTVVVVVATNNLAIGVGVGVLAAALIFARRVARFATVHRDAPEPSGDGVLVRYRVEGELFFASSSDLVTRFDYAADQVAVGASERAADGAVIDGAVEIDLSGSHIWDASTVVALDAVAQRYRSHGIEPRVVGLNAPSAALRERLGGVLAGH; this is translated from the coding sequence ATGCGCGGCGCAACGGAGCGCGGCCCATCCGCCGTCACCGTACCGAACGGAATCCTCGTGCCCGTCGCCCCCGCCGGAGTCCTCGCCGCCCTGCGCTCGCCGCGCCTGCTCACCCGCGAGGCACTCGCCGGCCTCGTGACCGCGTTCGCGCTGATCCCCGAGGCGATCTCCTTCGCGATCGTCGCCGGCGTCGACCCGCGCGTCGGCCTGTTCGCGAGCTTCACCACGGCCGTCGCGATCTCGATCGTCGGCGGGCGCCCCGCGATGATCTCGGCCGCCGCCGGGTCGGTCGCCCTCGTCATGGCGCCGCTCGTCGCCTCGCACGGGCTCGACTACCTGATCGCGGCCGTGCTGCTCGGCGGCGTCATCCAGGTCGCGGTCGGGCTCGCCGGCTTCGCCAAGATCATGCGCTTCGTGCCGCGCAGCGTCATGGTCGGCTTCGTCAACGCGCTCGCGATCCTGATCTTCCTGGCGCAGCTGCGGCACCTCATCGACGTGCCGTGGGCGGTCTATCCGCTCGTCGCGGTCGGCGTCGCGCTCATCGTGCTGCTGCCGAAGCTCACGCGGGCCGTGCCGTCGCCGCTCATCGCGATCGTGGCGATCACCGCGACCGTGATGATCGCGGGCATCCACGTGCCGACCGTCGGCGACGAGGGCGCGCTGCCCGAGGGGCTGCCGCTGCCCGGACTGCCGCAGGTGCCGCTCACCCTCGAGACCCTCGGCGTGATCGCGCCCTACGCGCTCGGCATGGCCGCCGTCGGCCTGCTCGAGTCGCTGCTGACCGCGCGCCTCGTCGACGAGATCACCGAGACGCGCTCGTCGTCGACCCGCGAGGCCTGGGGCCAGGGCGTCGCGAACCTCATCACGGGCGTCTTCGGCGGCATGGGCACCTGCGCGATGATCGGCCAGACGATGATCAACGTGAAGACCGCGGGCGCGCGCACCCGCCTCTCGACCTTCTTCGCCGGCGTCTTCCTGCTCGTGCTGGTCGTCGCGCTCGGCGGCATCGTCGGGCAGATCCCGATGGCGGCGCTCGTCGCCGTCATGATCATGGTCTCGGCGACCACCTTCGACTGGCACAGCATCCGCCCGAAGGTGCTGAAGCGGATGCCGCTCGGCGAGACCCTGGTGATGGTCACGACCGTGGTCGTGGTCGTCGCGACGAACAACCTCGCGATCGGCGTGGGCGTCGGCGTGCTCGCCGCGGCGCTGATCTTCGCCCGCCGGGTGGCGCGCTTCGCGACCGTGCACCGCGACGCCCCGGAGCCCTCGGGCGACGGCGTGCTCGTGCGCTACCGCGTCGAGGGCGAGCTGTTCTTCGCGTCGAGCAGCGACCTCGTCACCCGCTTCGACTACGCCGCCGACCAGGTGGCGGTCGGGGCGAGCGAGCGTGCGGCCGACGGGGCGGTGATCGACGGGGCCGTCGAGATCGACCTCTCCGGCTCGCACATCTGGGATGCCTCGACCGTGGTAGCGCTCGACGCGGTCGCCCAGCGCTACCGCTCGCACGGCATCGAGCCGCGCGTCGTCGGGCTCAACGCCCCGAGCGCCGCGTTGCGCGAGCGCCTCGGCGGCGTGCTCGCGGGGCACTGA
- a CDS encoding MerR family transcriptional regulator, producing the protein MSEHTEPDADSVVPGAASAAAAPAAPAASPAPRAYRIGEVAEANGLSLRSLRHWDEIGLLVPSGRTVGGFREYTDADLERLLLIRRMKPLGYSLEQMGELLAVVDETDAPGRPAALAAWLDDARERQAELRRKAGMADEFVERLAHVAADASA; encoded by the coding sequence ATGAGCGAGCACACCGAGCCGGATGCGGACTCCGTCGTGCCCGGCGCGGCGAGCGCAGCCGCCGCGCCCGCCGCGCCCGCCGCATCCCCCGCCCCGCGCGCCTACCGCATCGGCGAGGTCGCCGAGGCGAACGGACTCTCGCTGCGCTCCCTGCGGCACTGGGACGAGATCGGGCTGCTCGTGCCGAGCGGCCGCACCGTCGGCGGGTTCCGCGAGTACACCGACGCTGACCTCGAGCGACTGCTGCTCATCCGGCGCATGAAGCCGCTCGGCTACAGCCTCGAGCAGATGGGCGAGCTGCTCGCCGTCGTCGACGAGACGGATGCGCCGGGTCGCCCCGCCGCGCTCGCCGCCTGGCTCGACGACGCCCGCGAGCGCCAGGCCGAGCTGCGCCGCAAGGCCGGCATGGCCGACGAGTTCGTCGAGCGTCTCGCGCACGTCGCCGCCGACGCCTCCGCCTGA
- the aspS gene encoding aspartate--tRNA(Asn) ligase, translating into MTERTLVQKLADTPDGPVRVAGWVETVRDQKKVQFIVLRDETGAVQLVHPRTDVGENPVDDPIAAQISALTHGTFLSVEGELKADERVKLGGLEVKIGSVDVAGAAFPEPPVTADSSIDKRLDWRFLDLRRPEQNLIARVQTTFEHALRTWWIDNDFIEIHTPKLMASASESRAELFEVGYFETKAYLAQSPQFFKQMAQPAGFGKVFEIAPAFRADPSFTSRHATEFISVDSEFSWIDSHEDVMQVHEQLLIAGLTAVKEKYGEAITAAFGVEFEVPTAPFPRIPLAEVRRIVAEGGYEIPRADGDLDPEAERRISEWVKANHGSDFVFVTDYDSSIRPFYHQRHEGDGSITKSYDLIYNGAEISTGAQREHRVDVLIEQAKEKGLDPEELEFYLDFFRHGVPPHGGFGMGLARVIMLLLGLPSIREVIYLFRGPNRLEP; encoded by the coding sequence GTGACCGAACGCACTCTCGTCCAGAAGCTCGCCGACACCCCCGACGGACCGGTCCGTGTGGCCGGATGGGTCGAGACGGTGCGCGATCAGAAGAAGGTGCAGTTCATCGTGCTGCGCGATGAGACCGGCGCCGTGCAGCTCGTGCACCCGCGCACCGACGTGGGCGAGAACCCCGTCGACGACCCGATCGCCGCGCAGATCTCCGCCCTCACCCACGGCACCTTCCTGTCGGTCGAGGGCGAGCTCAAGGCCGACGAGCGCGTCAAGCTCGGCGGGCTCGAGGTCAAGATCGGGTCGGTGGATGTCGCCGGCGCCGCCTTCCCCGAGCCGCCCGTCACGGCCGACTCGTCGATCGACAAGCGCCTCGACTGGCGCTTCCTCGACCTGCGCCGCCCCGAGCAGAACCTGATCGCCCGCGTGCAGACGACCTTCGAGCACGCGCTGCGCACCTGGTGGATCGACAACGACTTCATCGAGATCCACACCCCGAAGCTCATGGCCAGCGCGTCCGAGAGCCGCGCCGAGCTGTTCGAGGTCGGCTACTTCGAGACCAAGGCCTACCTCGCGCAGAGCCCGCAGTTCTTCAAGCAGATGGCGCAGCCGGCCGGCTTCGGCAAGGTGTTCGAGATCGCGCCGGCGTTCCGGGCCGACCCATCGTTCACGAGCCGCCACGCGACCGAGTTCATCAGCGTCGACAGCGAGTTCAGCTGGATCGACTCGCACGAAGACGTCATGCAGGTGCACGAGCAGCTGCTCATCGCCGGCCTGACCGCGGTCAAGGAGAAGTACGGCGAGGCCATCACGGCGGCCTTCGGCGTGGAGTTCGAGGTGCCGACGGCGCCGTTCCCGCGCATCCCGCTCGCCGAGGTGCGCCGCATCGTCGCCGAGGGCGGCTACGAGATCCCGCGCGCCGATGGCGACCTCGACCCCGAGGCCGAGCGTCGCATCAGCGAGTGGGTGAAGGCCAACCACGGCTCCGACTTCGTCTTCGTCACCGACTACGACTCGAGCATCCGCCCCTTCTACCACCAGCGTCACGAGGGCGACGGCTCGATCACGAAGAGCTACGACCTCATCTACAACGGCGCCGAGATCTCGACGGGCGCGCAGCGCGAGCACCGCGTGGATGTGCTGATCGAGCAGGCGAAGGAGAAGGGCCTCGACCCGGAGGAGCTCGAGTTCTACCTCGACTTCTTCCGCCACGGCGTGCCCCCGCACGGCGGCTTCGGCATGGGCCTGGCCCGCGTCATCATGCTGCTGCTCGGCCTGCCGTCGATCCGCGAGGTCATCTACCTCTTCCGCGGTCCGAACCGCCTGGAGCCGTAA
- a CDS encoding amidohydrolase — translation MTESQTPLPYRPASTSSRPPLAIVGARVVPVTADPIENGTVVVEGGRITAIGAAAEVVVPEGATVVDAAGRWLVPGFIEAHGHVGIHEEGVGVEGNDTNEMTNPNTAGVRAIDAIDIDDEGFRDALRGGITSIVVKPGSGNVIGGRTVAIKSWGGRTIDEQLLRPEVSVKSALGENPKRVYAGKSQTPSTRLGVAYVLRQAFEDARHYAATRAEAATEGKAFKRDLALETLAAVLDGELVWDQHVHRHDDIATAIRLAEEFGYKLVVNHGTEGDKVADVLAEKGIPVIFGPMFTSRSKVELKDRAIKNLAALARAGVQVAITTDHPVVPIDFLVHQASLAVKEGLPAQTALEALTINPARILGLDDRVGALSVGLDGDLVLWSGDPLDVNSRAEHVFVEGVEVYAWDAELGSGRTVERAERFAG, via the coding sequence ATGACCGAATCGCAGACTCCGCTGCCGTACCGTCCCGCATCCACCTCCTCCCGCCCGCCGCTAGCGATCGTCGGCGCGCGCGTCGTGCCGGTCACCGCGGATCCGATCGAGAACGGCACGGTCGTCGTCGAGGGCGGGCGCATCACCGCGATCGGCGCGGCCGCCGAGGTCGTCGTGCCCGAGGGCGCGACGGTGGTGGATGCGGCCGGGCGCTGGCTCGTGCCCGGTTTCATCGAGGCGCACGGCCACGTGGGCATCCACGAGGAGGGCGTCGGCGTCGAGGGCAACGACACCAACGAGATGACCAACCCGAACACGGCCGGCGTGCGGGCGATCGACGCGATCGACATCGACGACGAGGGATTCCGCGACGCGCTGCGCGGCGGCATCACGAGCATCGTCGTGAAGCCCGGCAGCGGCAACGTCATCGGCGGGCGCACGGTCGCGATCAAGAGCTGGGGCGGCCGCACGATCGACGAGCAGCTGCTGCGGCCCGAAGTGAGCGTGAAGTCGGCGCTCGGCGAGAACCCGAAGCGCGTCTACGCCGGCAAGTCGCAGACGCCGTCGACCCGCCTCGGCGTCGCCTACGTGCTGCGTCAGGCCTTCGAGGATGCGCGGCACTACGCCGCGACCCGAGCCGAGGCGGCGACGGAGGGCAAGGCCTTCAAGCGCGACCTCGCCCTCGAGACCCTCGCCGCCGTGCTCGACGGCGAGCTCGTCTGGGATCAGCACGTGCACCGTCACGACGACATCGCCACGGCCATCCGCCTCGCCGAGGAGTTCGGCTACAAGCTCGTCGTCAACCACGGCACCGAGGGCGACAAGGTCGCCGACGTGCTGGCCGAGAAGGGCATCCCGGTCATCTTCGGCCCGATGTTCACCAGCCGCTCGAAGGTCGAGCTGAAGGATCGCGCGATCAAGAACCTCGCCGCGCTCGCCCGCGCCGGCGTGCAGGTCGCGATCACGACCGACCACCCGGTCGTGCCGATCGACTTCCTCGTGCACCAGGCCTCGCTCGCCGTGAAGGAGGGCCTGCCGGCGCAGACCGCGCTCGAGGCGCTCACGATCAACCCGGCGCGCATCCTCGGACTCGACGACCGCGTCGGCGCGCTCTCGGTGGGGCTGGACGGCGATCTCGTGCTCTGGTCGGGCGACCCGCTCGACGTGAACTCGCGCGCCGAGCACGTCTTCGTCGAGGGCGTCGAGGTCTACGCCTGGGATGCCGAGCTCGGCTCCGGGCGCACGGTCGAGCGCGCGGAGCGCTTCGCCGGCTGA
- a CDS encoding DUF1345 domain-containing protein: MARRKRDHPVLASDVVRHYISLGAMFALSIPISLLLSRTGLTRSDPVAFSLMIILAFWAVMAIVMIALAFTAFSRASSGSLVSMLRSTNPRPGRLWRLWWGVNGGGAIYWAGGGTVTTLAGLLTIALLGGIVDSPGLLLIGGVLTVATSFAVNIVSYAVRYARAYAEGGGLHFPGDREPRFADFIYFAAQISTTFAGSDVQVRTTAMRKIVTLHSILSFTFNTVIVALGVSLLVSGLG; encoded by the coding sequence ATGGCCCGACGGAAGCGCGACCATCCCGTTCTCGCCTCCGACGTCGTGCGGCACTACATCTCGCTCGGCGCCATGTTCGCGCTCTCGATCCCGATCAGCCTGCTGCTCAGCAGGACAGGCCTCACCCGCAGCGACCCTGTCGCGTTCTCGCTCATGATCATCCTGGCGTTCTGGGCCGTCATGGCGATCGTGATGATCGCGCTCGCGTTCACCGCGTTCTCGCGCGCGTCGTCGGGCTCGCTCGTGTCGATGCTGCGCTCCACCAACCCGCGGCCCGGGCGCCTGTGGCGGCTGTGGTGGGGAGTGAACGGCGGCGGCGCGATCTACTGGGCCGGCGGAGGCACGGTCACGACCCTCGCCGGGCTGCTCACGATCGCTCTCCTCGGCGGCATCGTCGACTCACCCGGGCTGCTGCTGATCGGCGGAGTGCTCACGGTGGCGACGAGCTTCGCCGTGAATATCGTCTCGTACGCGGTGCGCTACGCCCGGGCCTACGCGGAGGGCGGCGGACTGCACTTCCCCGGCGACCGCGAGCCGCGCTTCGCCGACTTCATCTACTTCGCGGCGCAGATCTCGACGACCTTCGCCGGCAGCGACGTGCAGGTGCGCACGACCGCGATGCGCAAGATCGTGACGCTGCACAGCATCCTGTCGTTCACCTTCAACACGGTGATCGTGGCGCTGGGCGTGAGCCTGCTGGTCAGCGGGCTCGGCTGA
- a CDS encoding glutaredoxin family protein — translation MTRLTLIRKPGCHLCDDARSVIDQVLPEFPGVEIGELSILDDPELMEKHVEEIPVVLIDDRVHTIWRVDAERLRTALAAATR, via the coding sequence GTGACGCGTCTGACCCTCATCCGCAAGCCCGGATGTCACCTCTGCGACGACGCCCGTTCGGTCATCGACCAGGTGCTGCCCGAGTTCCCCGGGGTCGAGATCGGCGAGCTGTCGATCCTCGACGACCCGGAGCTGATGGAGAAGCACGTCGAGGAGATCCCGGTCGTGCTGATCGACGATCGCGTGCACACGATCTGGCGAGTCGACGCCGAGCGTCTGCGCACGGCTCTGGCGGCGGCGACCCGCTGA
- a CDS encoding HAD family hydrolase, giving the protein MSDETGATSTAGAEPSSDRPIVAFFDVDNTLMRGTSLFHVGVEAFRRKVITWRDIAPFVWHQVRFTRVGENDAHLASARERALELVAGKTPDEIAHLAESIWEDRINPRLWPETVALAQAHIAKGHEVWLISATPWEVGDVIARRLGLTGALGTRVEVVDGQYTGRLVGHVMHGERKAVAARELAGAIGADLADCWAYSDSRNDLPLLELVGNRIVVNPDAALHRHADENAWPVMQLQRSSLREAQKRVKREARAVRKSARRASATAPLQNRSTGEAPAPDPAD; this is encoded by the coding sequence ATGAGCGACGAGACCGGAGCGACCTCGACGGCTGGCGCAGAGCCCTCGAGCGACCGCCCGATCGTCGCCTTCTTCGATGTCGACAACACGCTGATGCGGGGCACGAGTCTCTTCCACGTGGGTGTCGAGGCGTTCCGCCGCAAGGTGATCACCTGGCGCGACATCGCCCCCTTCGTCTGGCACCAGGTGCGCTTCACCCGCGTCGGCGAGAACGACGCGCACCTCGCCTCGGCCCGCGAGCGGGCGCTCGAGCTCGTCGCCGGCAAGACGCCGGACGAGATCGCGCACCTCGCCGAGTCGATCTGGGAGGACCGGATCAATCCCCGCCTCTGGCCGGAGACCGTCGCCCTCGCGCAGGCCCACATCGCCAAGGGCCACGAGGTCTGGCTCATCTCCGCGACGCCGTGGGAGGTGGGCGACGTGATCGCCCGCCGACTCGGACTCACCGGAGCCCTGGGCACCCGCGTCGAGGTCGTCGACGGGCAGTACACGGGCCGCCTCGTCGGCCACGTCATGCACGGCGAGCGCAAGGCCGTCGCCGCACGCGAGCTGGCCGGAGCGATCGGCGCCGACCTCGCCGACTGCTGGGCCTACTCCGACAGCCGCAACGATCTGCCGCTGCTCGAGCTCGTCGGCAACCGCATCGTCGTGAACCCGGATGCGGCGCTGCACCGTCACGCCGACGAGAACGCGTGGCCGGTCATGCAGCTCCAGCGCTCGAGCCTGCGCGAGGCGCAGAAGCGGGTGAAGCGCGAGGCCCGCGCGGTGCGCAAGAGCGCCCGTCGTGCGAGCGCGACCGCACCGCTGCAGAACCGCTCGACCGGCGAGGCGCCGGCGCCCGACCCCGCCGACTGA
- a CDS encoding 30S ribosomal protein bS22, which produces MGSVIKKRRKRMAKKKHRKLLRKTRHQRRNKK; this is translated from the coding sequence ATGGGTTCCGTCATCAAGAAGCGCCGCAAGCGCATGGCGAAGAAGAAGCACCGCAAGCTGCTTCGCAAGACGCGTCACCAGCGTCGCAACAAGAAGTGA